From a region of the Oncorhynchus keta strain PuntledgeMale-10-30-2019 chromosome 13, Oket_V2, whole genome shotgun sequence genome:
- the LOC118392056 gene encoding endonuclease domain-containing 1 protein-like isoform X1 encodes MYCLHPLRCRVCTQAEMRPLRVYLLALLLLAGIWLSGASVSDSFRDCRQFFYMRAAPTGIDGTRDSLKRICQRYGDKARYATLYDGSRRLPLYSAYTFKKNDGKKRMDTPWMYEPQLVSGNEGGNMKVLPPSDDPEPLIQESQAVLEDYSDAVEYSRGLLNPDQHQADPDDKASTYTLTNVVPQITDFLEETWSSYLDTVRRRLNNFCRGKQSYVVTGVTVSGATIRRGNEDRMGIPKHVWLAYCCPRFDRNSPYEVRFMFPSYGAYALNEQEDHGVTEVPLKTLESFLKKQTDMDSNLAIFYEDCVSENTFKKKRKR; translated from the exons ATG TACTGCCTCCACCCTCTCCGCTGTAGGGTCTGTACCCAAGCTGAGATGCGTCCATTGCGGGTCTACCTGCTGGCCCTCCTCCTGTTGGCAGGGATCTGGCTGTCTGGTGCCAGTGTATCCGACAGCTTTAGAGACTGCAGACAGTTTTTCTACATGAGGGCAGCACCGACAGGCATCGACGGGACCAGGGACAGCCTCAAGAGGATCTGCCAGCGCTACGGGGACAAGGCGCGCTACGCCACCCTGTACGACGGCAGCCGTCGCCTGCCCCTCTACTCAGCCTACACCTTTAAGAAGAACGACGGGAAGAAGAGGATGGACACGCCCTGGATGTACGAGCCACAG CTGGTGTCTGGGAATGAGGGTGGGAACATGAAGGTGCTGCCCCCTAGTGATGACCCGGAGCCTCTGATCCAGGAGAGCCAGGCGGTGCTGGAGGACTACTCAGACGCCGTGGAGTACTCCCGAGGCCTGCTCAACCCAGACCAGCACCAGGCTGACCCAGACGATAAGGCCTCCACCTACACCCTGACCAACGTGGTACCCCAG ATCACAGACTTCCTGGAAGAGACCTGGAGCTCCTATTTGGATACCGTGCGCCGCCGCCTCAATAACTTCTGCCGCGGAAAGCAGTCCTACGTGGTAACCGGGGTGACAGTCTCCGGGGCGACCATACGTCGGGGGAACGAGGACCGCATGGGGATCCCCAAACACGTGTGGTTGGCTTACTGTTGCCCACGGTTCGACCGTAACTCTCCCTACGAGGTGCGTTTCATGTTCCCTAGCTATGGTGCCTATGCACTGAATGAGCAGGAGGACCATGGAGTCACAGAGGTGCCTTTGAAGACACTGGAGAGCTTTCTGAAGAAACAAACGGACATGGATAGTAATCTGGCTATCTTCTACGAGGACTGTGTGTCAGAGAACACCTTCAAGAAGAAAAGGAAGAgatag
- the LOC118392056 gene encoding endonuclease domain-containing 1 protein-like isoform X2: MRPLRVYLLALLLLAGIWLSGASVSDSFRDCRQFFYMRAAPTGIDGTRDSLKRICQRYGDKARYATLYDGSRRLPLYSAYTFKKNDGKKRMDTPWMYEPQLVSGNEGGNMKVLPPSDDPEPLIQESQAVLEDYSDAVEYSRGLLNPDQHQADPDDKASTYTLTNVVPQITDFLEETWSSYLDTVRRRLNNFCRGKQSYVVTGVTVSGATIRRGNEDRMGIPKHVWLAYCCPRFDRNSPYEVRFMFPSYGAYALNEQEDHGVTEVPLKTLESFLKKQTDMDSNLAIFYEDCVSENTFKKKRKR; encoded by the exons ATGCGTCCATTGCGGGTCTACCTGCTGGCCCTCCTCCTGTTGGCAGGGATCTGGCTGTCTGGTGCCAGTGTATCCGACAGCTTTAGAGACTGCAGACAGTTTTTCTACATGAGGGCAGCACCGACAGGCATCGACGGGACCAGGGACAGCCTCAAGAGGATCTGCCAGCGCTACGGGGACAAGGCGCGCTACGCCACCCTGTACGACGGCAGCCGTCGCCTGCCCCTCTACTCAGCCTACACCTTTAAGAAGAACGACGGGAAGAAGAGGATGGACACGCCCTGGATGTACGAGCCACAG CTGGTGTCTGGGAATGAGGGTGGGAACATGAAGGTGCTGCCCCCTAGTGATGACCCGGAGCCTCTGATCCAGGAGAGCCAGGCGGTGCTGGAGGACTACTCAGACGCCGTGGAGTACTCCCGAGGCCTGCTCAACCCAGACCAGCACCAGGCTGACCCAGACGATAAGGCCTCCACCTACACCCTGACCAACGTGGTACCCCAG ATCACAGACTTCCTGGAAGAGACCTGGAGCTCCTATTTGGATACCGTGCGCCGCCGCCTCAATAACTTCTGCCGCGGAAAGCAGTCCTACGTGGTAACCGGGGTGACAGTCTCCGGGGCGACCATACGTCGGGGGAACGAGGACCGCATGGGGATCCCCAAACACGTGTGGTTGGCTTACTGTTGCCCACGGTTCGACCGTAACTCTCCCTACGAGGTGCGTTTCATGTTCCCTAGCTATGGTGCCTATGCACTGAATGAGCAGGAGGACCATGGAGTCACAGAGGTGCCTTTGAAGACACTGGAGAGCTTTCTGAAGAAACAAACGGACATGGATAGTAATCTGGCTATCTTCTACGAGGACTGTGTGTCAGAGAACACCTTCAAGAAGAAAAGGAAGAgatag
- the si:dkey-85k7.12 gene encoding interferon-induced very large GTPase 1, protein MHMVHPTRTFDYPSLSCGVIRRHFRKMKCIRCHMLCEEGQRFCLRCKAIVEEEGEPCSLKDVTFDRVRSGATEDTLPMDSSSDEEDFQDASDLFLDLYLGKDEDTSQRVQADSLETEPSQQMDAAVADLSSPGEITVHYVGSDCVSLSWRPSDRRYELTYSCNTQREIRSIQGSNSADVEGLFPGTEYTFSVTSVTEDGNLSPVITMSMYTKPLPPEKVKIDQVSSESVSLGWDKPIGVTEACLVTCSCDGEEVQKMTTESNTLTFSSLSPGVKYSFHVSTVLKNGTQSKSVVTYGRTKTHLESLLLDLGLAQHYTEKLDLSTVLQIDEKTVTDEPAQTLSALPWIFLKRLMMVNVTARSVKCTSLEGEASCDASFCNIDLDLESLVDNLNSSNVVNPLDIVTALFLCSNGFLQQEMVLKMSMCQFSVPLLLPNCDTEECTLMLWAMRDIVKKFRPHSLADSRGFVEDRIVLSDLPMVSFVRLGECSLSKSQILNKLLSNPQQYHDTFVHHDMECGDSPRRISNGLVEISWYLPSGKKNIDIFGEAIAVSNLRGDIRSFETQYSFLCQTSAAVFVFFDNLDTKYKLLTSQHTKAQLFLVGNTQSKSFSIDALKRTAAELNLKKSSIILKTKQMNDADFVKNLRNTVGELIKNSKSRMPLEQMAEVAHELGILVDEDYKECQSAKQNADAITSKIYDTPQYKESQLPLQGQIWKELARLEKEECRLRKAGNQNLEMYKSELQTDKRQLREQQRRYDISEAMTCFINAISSAGLERTYFLKWMRMNLDNMARKNLSGLRELYKEKSQDSSENKDEIADLDRQISNSSLGTEHFLREMGQLYESAVLLEEAEESRQQLKHLPRLCAELLLDGFPLELVDGDASNIPLRWVSDVLYQLNVLVQPKSKILVVTVLGVQSTGKSTLLNTMFGVQFAVSSGRCTRGAFMLLIKVKDNFKKELNCDFLVIIDTEGLKSPELAQHDDSYEHDNELATLVVGLSDVTIINIAMENSTEMKDILQIVVHAFLRMKEVGKKPKCQFVHQNVADVSAHDKNMRDRKMLLEQLNEMTQAAARMENKEENKSFTDVMEYNPETGNWYIPGLWHGNPPMAPVNAGYSESVYEFKKNMIEIFQNCGASGNNIMDFLEWTKSLWNAVKYENFIFSFRNSLVADAYMKLCVEFSKWEWSFRKHMHTWMTNAETRISNFGTIAMKYQTGDVRDFLHHLKSEASIELVQWEKNLLDNLTKYYEQADGHVYLVERYREDFANSIKSLKREIENSVLSKLVADVEIQQGMNKLATIKKNYTAVIEEKVLKLVENCRKDKCQRPDQELDREFEKVWEETVQELSFPGLKKIDIVSHVLSQLRSNMMQKAVNEKLNNVKLEDHGTKPFIVSPGGFLKKLVNSIYMNENTRKTQAMADNLIDKCNEFVRETVQNKTNYHDTYIQEILHMIEEKLEANKNLGTSNKFELSIKLYVCGFASRAFQAMHEQFICANNPHWCLEQFKGKYLADFKDLFSGQDQCQKKAAEFTNLCLRPAVEACVTNSLGLEIVDVMLTGQNAFQFSSRTFFQYSILKQLLSAFNFDNYVSYICHYEAFVKNWILNEILKHFSQGNKMFELEKYQLNGIIKVINEAISKAQTNENDNIKEFLQDICRELGEKLVIPQDALEATMILNNSKQEQFSHWLKTSVVEMEQSLTEEFQKAEDVKHKLKRQKIKPQNELFTRVFGCGKQCPFCGAPCEAGGEAHNEHCASIHRPQGLGQFRFNDSRKLCTDICSSAVFSEGSFKCYETNEEFQPLKKYREIFPNWHIPADPSIQASDYWKYVMAKFNKEFAKEYVSHPGDIPPSWKRITKEQAENSLRESFSIN, encoded by the exons GACTTTCAAGATGCAAGTGATCTATTCCTTGACTTATATCTTGGGAAAGATGAGGACACATCTCAGAGAGTACAAGctgacagtctggagacagagCCATCTCAACAGATGGATGCTGCTGTAGCAG ACCTCTCCTCCCCCGGAGAGATAACAGTTCATTATGTTGGCAGTGACTGTGTTTCTCTGAGCTGGCGCCCGTCTGACCGGAGGTACGAGTTGACCTACTCCTGCAACACCCAGAGAGAGATCCGTTCCATCCAAGGGTCCAACAGCGCTGATGTGGAAGGTCTGTTTCCCGGGACGGAGTACACATTCAGCGTCACATCGGTCACAGAAGATGGGAATCTGAGCCCGGTGATCACAATGTCCATGTATACAA AACCTCTGCCACCTGAAAAGGTAAAGATTGACCAAGTCAGCAGTGAATCAGTGTCTCTGGGTTGGGACAAACCGATTGGTGTCACTGAGGCATGTCTCGTGACCTGTTCCTGTGATGGGGAGGAAGTCCAGAAGATGACAACGGAGtccaacaccctgacgttctccaGTCTGAGTCCAGGTGTCAAGTACTCCTTTCACGTCTCTACGGTGCTGAAGAACGGGACCCAAAGCAAGTCGGTGGTGACATATGGCCGCACAA AAACCCACCTGGAGAGTTTGCTGCTGGACCTGGGGTTGGCGCAACACTACACAGAGAAGCTCGACCTTAGCACCGTGCTGCAGATTGATGAGAAGACTGTCACCGATGAACCTGCTCAGACTCTCTCAGCCCTGCCATGGATTTTCCTAAAGAGGTTGATGATGGTGAATGTGACTGCTAGGAGTGTGAAATGTACCTCATTAGAAGGCGAGGCAAGTTGTGATGCTTCATTTTGCAACATAGATCTAGATCTGGAGAGTCTGGTTGATAACCTGAACTCTAGTAATGTTGTAAACCCCTTGGACATTGTGACTGCTCTctttctgtgttccaatggtttTCTCCAGCAAGAGATGGTTTTGAAAATGTCAATGTGTCAGTTTTCAGTGCCCCTGCTTCTCCCCAATTGTGACACAGAAGAGTGTACGCTAATGCTCTGGGCCATGAGAGACATTGTCAAGAAGTTCAGACCGCATTCATTGGCAGATTCCAGAGGATTTGTTGAAGACAGGATTGttctctctgacctccctatggTCTCTTTTGTCAGATTGGGCGAGTGCTCTCTGTCCAAGTCTCAGATTCTAAACAAGCTGCTGAGTAATCCTCAACAGTATCACGACACGTTTGTCCACCATGACATGGAATGTGGCGATAGCCCAAGGAGAATATCCAACGGATTGGTTGAGATAAGCTGGTACCTCCCAAGCGGGAaaaaaaacattgatatttttgGTGAAGCTATTGCTGTATCCAATCTTAGAGGGGACATCAGGTCTTTTGAAACACAATATTCATTTCTTTGCCAGACGTCTGCAGCAGTCTTTGTGTTCTTTGACAACCTGGACACCAAGTACAAGCTACTGACCAGCCAACACACCAAGGCTCAGCTGTTTCTGGTGGGTAACACACAGAGCAAGAGCTTCAGCATTGATGCTTTGAAGAGAACAGCAGCAGAGTTGAACTTGAAAAAAAGCAGCATCATCCTGAAGACCAAACAGATGAATGATGCAGACTTTGTGAAGAACCTGCGAAACACAGTTGGTGAGTTGATTAAGAATTCAAAGTCCAGAATGCCATTGGAGCAGATGGCTGAAGTGGCGCATGAGCTTGGAATACTGGTTGATGAGGACTACAAAGAATGTCAGAGTGCCAAGCAAAATGCTGACGCAATCACGTCAAAGATTTATGACACACCACAGTATAAGGAAAGTCAGCTTCCCTTGCAAGGACAGATTTGGAAGGAGCTGGCACGTCTGGAGAAGGAGGAATGCAGACTGCGGAAAGCTGGGAACCAGAACCTAGAGATGTACAAAAGTGAACTCCAAACAGACAAGAGACAACTTAGGGAACAGCAAAGGAGATATGACATTTCAGAGGCAATGACCTGCTTCATAAATGCAATATCAAGCGCAGGGCTAGAAAGGACCTATTTCTTGAAATGGATGAGAATGAACCTGGACAATATGGCTCGTAAAAACCTTTCTGGCCTTAGAGAGCTGTACAAAGAAAAGTCTCAGGATTCATCTGAAAACAAAGATGAAATTGCAGACCTTGACAGACAGATTTCAAACAGTTCTTTGGGAACTGAGCATTTCCTACGTGAAATGGGTCAACTGTATGAATCTGCAGTCTTACTGGAAGAAGCTGAAGAGTCTAGGCAACAACTGAAGCACCTGCCCAGACTATGTGCTGAGTTGCTTCTGGATGGGTTTCCTCTGGAGCTGGTGGATGGAGACGCATCTAACATACCTCTGAGATGGGTGAGTGATGTGCTGTATCAACTCAATGTCTTGGTGCAACCGAAGAGCAAGATCCTGGTGGTAACTGTTCTAGGTGTTCAGAGCACGGGAAAGTCCACTCTACTGAACACAATGTTTGGAGTGCAGTTCGCAGTCAGTAGCGGCAGATGCACAAGAGGAGCCTTTATGCTGCTCATCAAAGTCAAAGACAACTTCAAAAAAGAGCTGAACTGCGACTTCTTAGTGATCATCGACACAGAAGGGCTGAAGTCGCCAGAGCTGGCACAGCATGATGACAGCTACGAGCATGACAACGAGCTAGCCACACTTGTTGTCGGCCTGAGTGATGTCACTATAATCAATATTGCCATGGAGAACTCGACCGAGATGAAGGACATCCTGCAGATCGTGGTCCACGCTTTTCTCCGGATGAAAGAGGTGGGAAAGAAACCCAAGTGTCAGTTTGTCCACCAGAACGTGGCAGATGTCTCGGCACATGATAAGAACATGAGAGACCGGAAAATGCTGCTGGAGCAGTTAAACGAGATGACCCAGGCAGCAGCCAGAATGGAAAACAAGGAGGAGAACAAGAGCTTCACTGATGTGATGGAGTACAACCCAGAGACTGGTAACTGGTACATTCCTGGACTTTGGCACGGGAACCCCCCAATGGCACCCGTCAACGCCGGTTACAGCGAGTCTGTATACGAGTTCAAAAAGAACATGATCGAGATCTTCCAGAACTGTGGAGCCTCTGGAAACAACATCATGGACTTTCTGGAGTGGACAAAAAGCCTGTGGAATGCTGTGAAGTATGAAAACTTCATCTTCAGCTTCAGAAACAGCCTGGTGGCTGATGCCTACATGAAGCTGTGTGTTGAGTTCAGTAAGTGGGAATGGTCATTCAGAAAGCACATGCACACATGGATGACAAATGCTGAAACAAGGATTTCCAACTTCGGAACAATAGCAATGAAATATCAAACAGGAGACGTGAGGGATTTTCTCCATCATTTGAAAAGTGAAGCCTCAATAGAACTTGTCCAATGGGAGAAGAACCTTCTTGACAACCTGACCAAGTACTATGAACAGGCAGATGGACATGTCTACTTggtggagagatacagagaggatttCGCAAACAGCATCAAAAGTCTAAAAAGGGAGATAGAAAACTCTGTTTTGAGTAAACTGGTCGCTGATGTTGAGATTCAACAAGGAATGAACAAGCTTGCCACAATCAAGAAGAACTACACCGCGGTGATTGAGGAAAAGGTGCTGAAGTTGGTTGAGAACTGCAGAAAGGACAAATGTCAGAGGCCAGATCAGGAGCTTGACAGAGAATTTGAAAAGGTGTGGGAGGAAACTGTGCAGGAGCTCTCTTTTCCAGGATTGAAGAAAATAGACATTGTGAGCCATGTTTTAAGCCAGCTCCGGTCTAACATGATGCAGAAGGCAGTGAATGAAAAGTTGAACAATGTGAAACTTGAAGATCATGGAACAAAACCCTTCATAGTCTCTCCAGGGGGGTTCTTAAAGAAGTTAGTGAATAGCATTTACATGAATGAGAACACAAGAAAAACCCAGGCCATGGCAGACAACCTCATAGACAAATGCAATGAATTtgtgagagagactgttcaaAATAAGACAAACTACCATGACACATACATTCAAGAGATCCTGCACATGATTGAAGAGAAGTTGGAAGCCAACAAAAATCTTGGGACAAGCAATAAATTTGAACTCTCCATTAAATTGTACGTTTGTGGGTTTGCATCCAGGGCTTTCCAAGCAATGCACGAACAGTTCATATGTGCAAACAATCCTCATTGGTGCCTTGAACAGTTCAAAGGTAAATACCTGGCAGACTTCAAAGACTTGTTCAGTGGACAAGATCAGTGTCAGAAGAAAGCTGCAGAGTTCACCAACCTGTGTCTCAGACCTGCAGTAGAAGCCTGTGTCACCAATTCTCTGGGTCTAGAAATTGTTGACGTAATGCTGACGGGGCAGAATGCCTTTCAATTCAGCTCTCGGACATTTTTCCAGTACTCTATCCTGAAGCAACTGCTGTCAGCATTCAACTTTGACAACTATGTGAGCTACATTTGTCACTATGAAGCTTTTGTCAAGAATTGGATTTTGAATGAAATCTTGAAACACTTTTCACAAGGGAACAAAATGTTTGAATTGGAGAAGTATCAACTCAATGGGATTATCAAAGTAATCAATGAGGCAATCTCAAAGGCACAGACTAATGAGAACGACAACATAAAGGAATTCCTTCAGGACATATGCAGGGAACTTGGAGAGAAGCTGGTCATTCCCCAAGATGCGTTGGAAGCCACTATGATCCTTAACAATTCCAAACAGGAACAGTTTTCCCACTGGCTCAAAACATCTGTGGTGGAGATGGAACAGTCTCTGACAGAAGAATTCCAAAAAGCAGAGGATGTGAAACATAAATTGAAAAGACAGAAAATCAAGCCTCAGAATGAGCTGTTCACAAGAGTGTTTGGCTGCGGGAAGCAGTGTCCATTCTGCGGGGCACCATGTGAGGCGGGAGGGGAGGCCCACAATGAGCACTGTGCCTCAATACACAGACCACAGGGACTTGGTCAGTTCAGGTTTAATGACTCAAGGAAACTATGCACTGACATCTGCTCCTCTGCAGTGTTTAGTGAGGGTTCTTTCAAATGCTACGAGACAAATGAAGAATTTCAGCCTTTAAAAAAGTACAGAGAAATTTTTCCCAACTGGCATATCCCGGCAGATCCCAGCATACAGGCCTCAGACTACTGGAAATATGTGATGGCAAAATTCAACAAGGAATTTGCCAAAGAGTATGTCTCACACCCTGGAGATATCCCCCCTTCCTGGAAACGGATCACAAAGGAACAGGCAGAAAACAGCCTTAGAGAGTCTTTTAGCATTAATTGA